The Triticum aestivum cultivar Chinese Spring chromosome 3A, IWGSC CS RefSeq v2.1, whole genome shotgun sequence genome includes a region encoding these proteins:
- the LOC123057913 gene encoding uncharacterized protein — translation MSWDLAESSKDFVTTVVNRNDLVPSFGKVSAAELRTKVMASSWAHSLQERIQQKRLLSFMNHSVDLMRSYIPFVSSPSSKVANVDMLQSWTAEGEMKHSEGVHEVVKKHSALSCWPYVATKSQAFDEAGKGTDGEHMEQLLEALRSPSSASQAPRHCQLYPPGRIMHMVALPKSEEQGSQSEGVALYETPRDMYNKIRLDRSMIRDHYMPRYIETMEMLIDKLAEDDVPPSDTNGIWLD, via the exons ATGAGCTGGGACTTGGCTGAATCCAGCAAAGACTTCGTCACCACTGTTGTCAATAGAAATGATCTGGTCCCATCTTTTGGCAAGGTCTCAGCCGCTGAACTTCGTACAAAG GTTATGGCATCATCCTGGGCACATAGTCTCCAGGAACGTATTCAGCAGAAAAGACTCCTGAGTTTTATGAATCACTCTGTAGACCTCATGCGATCCTACATTCCTTTTGTATCCAGTCCAAGTTCTAAGGTTGCAAATGTCGATATGCTGCAATCTTGGACTGCTGAG GGTGAGATGAAGCATTCAGAGGGCGTGCATGAAGTAGTGAAGAAACATTCTGCCCTATCCTGCTGGCCATATGTTGCTACAAAGAGTCAAGCTTTTGATGAAGCTGGGAAAGGAACAGATGGAGAACACATGGAGCAGCTCCTGGAAGCCCTGCGATCACCGTCGAGTGCCTCTCAAGCACCTCGGCATTGCCAGTTGTACCCCCCAGGAAGAATCATGCACATGGTTGCATTGCCAAAATCAGAAGAGCAAGGCAGCCAGAGTGAGGGTGTTGCCCTCTACGAGACCCCTCGCGACATGTACAACAAGATCCGACTCGACAGATCGATGATAAGGGACCATTACATGCCTAGGTACATTGAGACGATGGAGATGCTCATCGACAAGCTTGCAGAGGATGACGTGCCTCCTAGTGACACCAACGGCATCTGGTTGGACTAA